DNA sequence from the Anguilla anguilla isolate fAngAng1 chromosome 4, fAngAng1.pri, whole genome shotgun sequence genome:
AAAAGTGAAGCTCTTTGTTTTCATCATTCAAAGCATCAGATTACACACAAGGAACCATGAAAAGGAGGAAGCAGTGAAATATCAGGTGCAGGAGTGGCAGCAGAGATTCCGTTGAAAGGCGCTATATGAGTAAACTTGCCTGGCCTGGCCTTTACCTGGGCAGTGGGCAGGGGTTCAGAGGCCATCGAACGCAGTCCCTGCTGTAACCCTGGCGATGGATCAGAGAAGCAGCTCCTCAACTACCGTCAGCCTCAGAAGCACCGGTCAGACAATCTGACACCCCCACCAGGACTAACAGTCCCCAAAACCAGATGTCTACTCAGCCTAAGTAAATAAGGATGTTGTCTTAGAGGGACAGCTGAACTGTAGAGTTGATCCTTTACAAAACACTTgtaaaatctattaaaaaatatattattgcaTAGCAGTGGAACTGTTGATCATATTCAAACATGGTTTgcctatatacagtataacacaAATGTATATTCAGTTAAATGTAGCAAAATCTGTTATTTTGTCCTGTACACAAGATCTGTACTTTTAGAAAAGACATATTTCCTTTCTCATTTTCTTACTCAGACATCCCCTTACCATTTGGGCATGCTGgcattattttgtaatatctTGAAGCCTAACTGATCATTTTTCTATGAGTGTTttattcacttaaaaaaatattgcaaacaaACATAAGATTAGAGTGAGCATGGGATTACTGCCTCATAGGCTGCACACTGGGAGCCACCTGCTGTTTTCACCACGGTTACGTTCAGGCCTGGGAGCTGTGTGGCTTCCTAATGCCTTGCTGCAGGCTAAAGGCTAACAGCTACAGGCTGTACCACTTTATCCAGATCACGGAAATGGTGATGAAACtgacaatgataaaaaaaatgtaaaggtaGAACAGAAGTCGATCGATGACGTTTCCAATCTGGATCCAGTCCTCAGCCGTTTCATTATCTGCAAGATGTTTCTCCACTTGCTGACGGATTGCCAGGACGTCCTGGCCAAGCCTTTTCAGTTGTCCCAGGACGAGATCATCGGACTGAGGCTCTGCTGTAACATTGGGGCCAGGCTTTGCCTCCATATTCTCTACTGAGGCAGCAGGGAACAGGAGGAAAACACTAGTTAGCATTACTGAGTGATCACTTTGGACCACAGCAGACCCAACCCTAGAAACCTCAGTTTGTAAGGCTCAAAACTACCTTGAGCAGCAGGGTTGAGTATGACGGTGACACAGTTGCTGGGTTTTTGGTACAGACAGACGAGTCGGGCCAGGTACTGCAGGACTATCACGCGGATCCATCGAGGGACCGAGGGGTACTGACTAGAATTGCACAGTATGTTGGTGATCAGAACTGTCTCCAGGAGACTACACACCATCAGAGCCAGGCAGATAGAGAAGAACACAtctggggagagacagagaaagaaagagagagagagagagagagagagagagagagagagagaccacataTATTCACTCTCACAGATGTTTATATGCActtccaaacacaaacaatcaacatttaaacacacactgaattaACAAATTTTAAAGCACAATGATTGCTGGGTTACTGAGTATCTCATTAGggcaccatgctgtggtgcaggGATGAGCTCCAATGCCTCAGGCCAAATCTGGACCGTGCCAATGCCAACTGCGTCTGGTAGATTCATAGGGCGAGGTGACACTGGCGATTACATTGCCCAGGGTCCgagagggttcagtcagttaggggtcTGCATTACATCACTCTCTATCGACACACACTAGCCGATTGGGTGCCTGACAGCTGCAtttgaaaggtcttcctccgactccactctaTGTGGGCTTGGCCGTGGGCTGCAGGGtaaaaagaagcaggctggcaCCACCGCATGTTTCGGAAGAGAACCACAGATGTGTACTTTCTCCTAAATCAGCATTGGAATAAACACATAAACGTAGCTGTAATTGCAGACTGGACATTACAAATTATGGTGGGAATTGTACATGTTCAGTCCCACATTGGGtatcaataattttaaaaagcacaatgaTGAAATTGTACTTATTAAGGGGATTCTGTTGCCGGTGATGGGCAGCAAGTCGTTCATGATGAGCAGGAAGACGGTGTAGCCCAGGATGAGGGTCATCTTGAAGGAGGAGCGGTCCACAGtctgggggggcaggaggaagCTGAAGAGGTCCACTGTGATGAGGAAGCAGCTGGGCACCAGCAGGTTCACCACGTACATTGTTGGCCTTCGCCTGAGAATGATCTGCagggcagcacagagacaggaagacaaGGCCTGCTGTACATTCTCTGTCTTCTTCATGGGATTATTGGCACTCAGCAGAAGTCACATTAGCACTCACCTTTGGTGGAGTACCCCTCTCTTTTCTACCAGTGATAACATACTTCTTACATTTTACTACCAGGTAAGTGATTGCCACTGAGAAAGAATAAAAACCAAGCTGAAGTGGCTGTGGAAAAGTATGATTTCCTCCATTATTACATAGTTTCTCAcactaaatggtttcagattttcaGACAAAGTGTATCATTGTCTGTATAATATCAGACAAAGGGAACTCAGTAAacaaaattctattttttaaacttatttcatatatttaaatgaaattaaaaagttatcaaacacccatagcACACTTATGAAAAAGCAATTGCCCCCTTAGTCACTCAGTCAACTAATTAACCAAACTGATGgattcagctgactgaacacagccaggcttgattgcactcagccctgttgaatctaaatctcactcatattgaactaTACCATCAGAGTAGTCAgaacaaagtttctacaagcacacaatGTCATGACGAAAGGTAATTCCAGAAGAAATGAGAAACACATTTGTTGAAACATCAATCTGGAAAGGCACTTGGACTCCATTGAAACTGTACTGTCTTCATTGATGTGCTCTCTTAAATCTCCAAACTCTTCTATATCAGCAGGCAGACACCATTAATATGTCTCAGACAGGGAtcattaataatacaatgaatGTCCTTGTGGTAAATGTTATAGCTGTGTAAAGATTGGTTAGCTGTATTATGTTAACTGTATTCTTTTGCAATACTAATTGTTGGTTTGTGGTTTGGTTAAGGTGTATTGATTATGATTAATGAGCCTTATCACAGTGACAACCCGGTTTTGTATTCCTGAGGTTAACAGTTCTGTTCTTCACTTTTGTAATTGACAttgataagagtgtctgctaagtgattgtaattgaTGGAATATAATAGTACTAATCTCAGGTTGTGGAGATAGAGAGTTTGGTGCCATCTTTTATTTAAGTTGGTTTTCCCCTTTTGCTTTACTTAATGAATACAAATGCAGTTGTTACCTACTGTGACATTTATCTGAGTTTAGCTGGAGAAATCCATTTTTTATGAACCTACATAGTAGATGACCTCGTCAAATAATTCATAAGAGATTTCATCGATGGTGTCGTCAGCTGTGATGTCGATCAGTTCCCACTCCCCCACCGTCTCCAGAGCCATCCTGGACATTTCCAGGGTTTCCTTAGCTTCTGCTCCCAGTTTCAACTGAAGATCAGCAGCTGGAGGGATAGAAACACCCCGGTGTTACAGAACACCTGCAGAACACCTAGAGAACCCCTGTGTTACAGAACACCTGCAGAACACCTAGAGAACCCCTGTGTTACAGAACACACTTAAGAGTCTGAATAAGTTTGGAAGATTGCACCTGAAGGTGAATAAAGTATAGTAATATCCTGTTAGTGTGGTATAGGTGAGTAAAGTATAGTAATATCCTGTTAGTGTGGTACAGGTGAGTAAAGTATAGTAATATCCTGTTGGTGTGGTATAGGTGAGTAAAGTATAGTAATATCCTGTTAGTGTGGTATAGGTGAGTAAAGTATAGTAATATCCTGTTAGTGTGGTACAGGTGAGTAAAGTATAGTAATATCCTGTTAGTGTGGTATAGGTGAGTAAAGTATAGTAATATCCTGTTAGTGTGGTACAGGTGAGTAAAGTATAGCAATATCCTGTTGGTGTGGTATAGGTGAGTAAAGTATAGTAATATCCTGTTTGTGTGGTACAGGTGAGGAAAGTGTAGTAACATCCTGTTAGTGTGGTATAGGTGAGTAAATTATAGTAATATCCTGTTAGTGTGGTACAGGTGAGGAAAGTAGTAACATCCTGTTTGTGTGGTATAGGTGAGTAAAGTGTAGTAATATCTTGTTAGTGTGATACAGGTGAGTAAAATATAGTAATGTCCTGTTAGCATGGTACAGGTGAGGAAAGTGTAGTAACATCCTGTTAATGTGGTTCAAGTGATAAAGGTGTTCTCTCACCCATGAGCATGAAGGAGTTAAAGGTGAGAGAGCAGTTCTGCACATCAAAGGGGAAGGTGTAGATGTCCAGGTTGCAGGAGCTGACCACTCTGACAGGGCGCGTGTCGATCACATGACCATCATTTAGCAGGTATATGAAAGGAGCGTTTGGAGATCGATCTTCGTCCATACTGCAGAACAGTGCAGAGACACAGGATGCCATTCAACCCCCTTTCAATTCAGGAAATACAGTGAAATTCAACATTatcaattcatttattaaactCAAATGTGTTCTAGCCCAACCCTAAAACTGGCCACTTACAACTCGTTGATCAGAATATCTGGGACCCATAATTTTTCTCTGGGCAAAGAAATTCTTTCTGTTCCACACTGTGCAGAATCCCAGCTGAAGTTCTCAATGTACCATTCCTACAAAACAAAGCTTTAGCAATACATAGTGGTCTGACTGGTTTGACATCAACGCACTGATTTGAAAGTGTGCTTATTAAAAATTAAGGTGTAATTAAATACCAGACTAGTAGCCAGTTGAATTAACAGCATCTATCATGGACACAActcatgtatttttatgtccTTCTTGCCTATCAATGGGTTTAATGACAATGGAATGTCTCTTATTCCAgtttatacataaaaaatacaataccaggtcattttcaaaacactTACCAATGTGTGCCAAATAAATGTTGTCAATATTTGTGCCTTTTCATCCTATGAGATaaaagtttatatatatatatatatatatatatatatatatttaaatataattattattattagacatATAATGGGGAAAAATCTTCCCAAGAAGCCATTtacaaatatgaattattttaataaacacatacacagattgAATGCAACATGTTTGTATGCAATTTTACATGATCCAGTATATAGCATAGCCATCTAAAGGGTGATTTAATTACATGACATTAAATGTAAGTAAATCTTACAAGACCTAAAGAAATATCAAATCACATATGGGACACTGTCTTGTTATCTTATGGGATATGCACAAAGACTGAAATCACTGAAAGTTATTATGtctacattaataaaataaggcTAGCTAGGGGTACCTAGCTATACATTTACAGGTTCATGATCTCCTGCCTGTTCAAAAGTGTGAAATGAGTCCTTTAGTTTAGATAGTTTTTAGTTTAGATATCATGGAAACTGGAAAGGATACAAGAATACACGATGAGCAGGCTTTCAATATTATTTAAACAGAAGTGAATCAGGaaacatatttctgtgtatatacatatttctgttgctttttataCGGTTAATTTCTACTCTGTATGAAGCACAAATAGGGTATTCCAGGCATTACCTAAAGGCGaagactaactaccaccacgctgtatatttcactctaaatccaccccccctccccttttatgacacttgttacatgttgccccatcccagcacatttggtaatttgtatttgtcctaatactgtagcttattcttctgcctagttggctttgcagaggttaggtcagaatagcgttcactgtgtgaactaaactgtgttcttggctagaaatagctgtacaaaataagtattgtatcttactgaacctgtgtttagtagttgtctatgaccatgaaatgcactttttgtacgtcgctttggatgaaagcatctgccaaataaatgtaatgtaatgtacatgagctttttatttatgagacagaaaaatgacaagaacagCATCCTCACCATCATGCAACATGACAGTTACACTCACCACATCCAGAATTCCATAGAGTACGAAGGAAGTGCTGACGGTGGTGGGCGAATTCAGGCTGACGACTGGCCGAATCTCCTTACTGACCAGGATGTTATTGATGCCAGTAAGAAGGGACTTTGCATCTGGCTGCGAGCAATTTATCAGAGCAGACTCTACACACTGAACTttaggaaaaacagaaatattgttATTCTGGGATTTTTCAAATAATGCATGTCAATTTTGTTGAATCTGTTTCCAGAACTTGTCCCAACCTGGGTActagtttattttcataatatttttttcagttacaaaTAAACTTATCAATGATCAACTTGAAGTTATTATTGCTTTATTGAATTTAAGCATTTTCCATGACACAGCATGGATGTGGGAGAAGCGATGTTACCCTGGACAAGCAGACAGCAGAAGAGGAGTATGACCACGGCTGGATGCAGTTGACTGGTAAGACGCTGGACACTGAAAGTCGTCCCTTTGGGGTGCAATTTGTTGTTGACCTGTGAAATGTAAATGGGTGCATCTCATTGCCACTCAGGTGATCCTACTTACCTGACACTAACCTTTTGATCTTCTCTGTTTTCAAATCAAGCTGttaacaaatgaaaaagtttCAAATCTGCCAATAATAAGTAATTCCAGTGATGAAACCACTAAACTGACCAGAGCTTTATCGCTAAATATCTCAGAACAGTAGAAAAGGCAGACAGGACCCTGTAATTCTCAGATCTCATATATTctgacgggtgacaaattaaaggaaatggcaacataaagtgtcttagtaaggtgttgggccaccatgagccaccagaacagcttcaatgtgccttggcatagattctacaagtctttGGAACTCTACTGCAGGGATGGAACATCAttccattcttccaaaagacattccctcatttgatgttttgatgatggtggtggagagtgctaTCTGACttgttggtccaaaatctcccatatgTGTTCAATTTAGTTGAGATCTGGCGACTGCCAAgcccatagcatatgattcacatcatttccatactcatcaaaccatcagtgacccctcgtgcccagttgatgggggcattgtcatcctggaagaaaccactcccatcagggtagaaatgtttcatcataggaatttgaatttggataAAGGTGATCgttcagaataactttgtattgattttcactgacccttccctctaaggggacacgTGGACCCAAACCATTCCAGGAAAATGCCCTTACAGCATAAAAGAGCAaccagaccccctcactgtgGGACTCCAGCActcaggcctgtaccgttctctcAGTGTACGTTACACATGCACTTACCCACTTGTCTAGAATATGGTggaggatgactcatctgaccatttaacttttttctgcATCTCTGTaaaccagtgcctatggtttttgcaccactgaactctcaaatgtgcatttgtctttgtaatgagggatTTATGCAGTGCAACCCtaactataatatccctctttATGTAGAAGTCGACGGACCATTCTTGCGGACACAGTCttatcacgtcctgcattgacattctcagtcacctgttTTCCCTTACAAATCGTAGTAATGTACGAGCATCATGGTTATCGCATGtgtgctttcgaccacaatttccaaccctatttactgatgtcttccCCTtggatctaaatgcagatgtcactttagtcactgtgcCTATTGAAACACCAGCCAGTTGaacagtctttgtgactgaagctcctgcactccatgccccaataatgaaccctctttcaaagtcacttagatcttttcttcttgtcatcttgatccaaaattgcggtcaactgggcctgctcagaatttttatacatgccacagagcatgataggatgttaatcgcttaattgtatcatgcagtacatctgtatagaagcatctgcattcCTTATGTTTCTCCACCCATTTATTCATCTATAGTACATAGTACATACTGTAAAGTACATATGAGTTACATAGTATTACTACAGTAGGTGCTGTGGAGCACTATCTTTGATAATGCTTTTCAGATTTgaaatggcaaaacaaacaGACTCTATTCACCTCTTTTACCTTTGCTGAAAGTGCAGGGATTATGGTACAGTACATATACTCAGTACATAGACTACATACCAGCAGACATCACCGGAATTCTGGTGGTGTGTTTGACATTATGTACTTTTGGGAGTGACAAACTACTTAAAAAGTCATAAATTACAACTATGCAAATATGGGAAGGAATTATCCAGTTTACTTTACCTGAGGAATAGATGAACCTTCCACAGCCATCAAAAGCTGATGGTCCTGTTTCATGGCGTCagtaaaatggaaatgaatgttGAAGCTTAGATAAATCTGTTAAATTTcagttaaatatatattttctttggtaTGTTCAACTATCTGAGGAAACAGCTGAAAGTTCAGCTATTTAAGTATAAACTGATTTGCATAGATAAGCTATAATTTTGTTTATGGTGTCTTACACCAGTCACATGAAAGCCACATATTTTGCCTGTGGTGTCAACCAGGTTTAGGTTTCACAATAAACAAGTGTAAGGTAACCAAAGGTGACATATGGTGCTATACTGAACTTGAATAGGATCAAACTTATAATACAACTTTGAAATGCACATCACACATTGGCCCTTGAGTCTAGAAATTGTACTAATCCACCACAAGGCCAGCTATCAAATGTTAGATTCAATTTGACTTGACACACGAGACTTGTGTCCTTGCAAACAGTAAAACTGTTGTTGGGGGCTTGTCATAGAGGAATGCACTTGTTTTCAAGTAAATGAGATTTGTCTCcctttcatatatattttttcccacgGCGTGCAGGAACTGctgccgtgggctatgcatggcaaattgtggtcactcactcactcactcatggatgacctttgagggacgttttgtgggacgcatgtgcaggtggtgctttgtttagtaggacgcatagGCAGGTGGTAagacacaacatttttaagcacagctttatcgcctaacgttattttagctaaccctaacatgttcgtgTTTCGCCTACTTTCgctaacctagttagcgtgTACAGATCacctactttagctaacctagttagcacacacagatgctatcctgcacgcatgagtaggagctaaggacacacagctacatccacggatacagatgtatggacacatggaggacaacaaataatgttacagaggtgagaacgtgccatagctagctagctatatagtttgccaagttgcgccgtgggtctggacggtttcatgCTTGTTCCAttgcatttttcctttattgttttctgaattatttattattgttctgTATAAGGCTTCCCTGCAAAAGAGACAGTCTCAGTGAGACCTCCCAGCtcaaataaaggttaaattaataACAGTAACAGCTCCTCCTTTGGTCAGAATGGGGGACAACATGGAGCTCATTCCATGTGCTCATTGAACTGATTACTTATAGATAAGATGACCACTTGAAAGCAAATGCATCACTTGAAAAGCACAAAAGAACAAGActctaaatttatttttaaaaagacacaatTGGTCATCTTATCTGTTTACTTGAGACTATACCTGCACTTTTCTTTGAGTCCTGATGAAGACCAGCTTGTGGTCGAAATGTTGGCTTTTCTTATATCCTGGCTTTTTACATGTTACAACCATtataataaaggctttttaatttaacattttttcttcctgttgtACTTTTGGAGTGCCTGGAACACTATCTCAGATGTGTTTTACTGTTGCTTTGTTCCCCCAGTTCCATGAGCACCTGCCTTGCTTCTCTGCTACATTTTTTACAAGAGCATCCAGTTTTTATCCTTTTTCTACCAGTAGAAACATACTGAATGATActgaaataatgtgaaataaagagGCAGAAACACCAGCAGACAGATAATGGTGTGATGATTGTtcataaaactggaaaaagtgATTGAAATGGCTAGGGCATTGTTATTAGCTGGATGTTtactaaaaacaataaatcaacaaagattaaataaataaaacaactatAAATCAAATGGGGTGGCTTTATGCAATCTAATGAAATCACAGTCTGCCAGACAGGTTAACCAGTGCAAATGCAAAGCAGGGCACAGACTTACCTGTGTGCACTAGCCCTGACTGTGAGAGCACGGACTCACCTGTGTGCACTAACCCTGACTGTGAGAGCACGGACTCACCTGTGTGCACTAACCCTGACTGTGGGAGCACGGACTCACCTGTGTGCACTAACCCTGACTGTGGGAGCACGGACTCACCTGTGTGCACTAACCCTGACTGTGAGAGCACAGACTCACCTGTGTGCACTAACCCTGACTGTGGGAGCACGGACTCACCTGTGTGCACTAACCCTGACTGTGAGAGCACAGACTTACCTGTGTGCACTAACCCTGACTGTGGGAGCAC
Encoded proteins:
- the LOC118225145 gene encoding 5-hydroxytryptamine receptor 3A-like; the protein is MKQDHQLLMAVEGSSIPQPDAKSLLTGINNILVSKEIRPVVSLNSPTTVSTSFVLYGILDVEWYIENFSWDSAQCGTERISLPREKLWVPDILINEFMDEDRSPNAPFIYLLNDGHVIDTRPVRVVSSCNLDIYTFPFDVQNCSLTFNSFMLMAADLQLKLGAEAKETLEMSRMALETVGEWELIDITADDTIDEISYELFDEVIYYIILRRRPTMYVVNLLVPSCFLITVDLFSFLLPPQTVDRSSFKMTLILGYTVFLLIMNDLLPITGNRIPLINVFFSICLALMVCSLLETVLITNILCNSSQYPSVPRWIRVIVLQYLARLVCLDHSVMLTSVFLLFPAASVENMEAKPGPNVTAEPQSDDLVLGQLKRLGQDVLAIRQQVEKHLADNETAEDWIQIGNVIDRLLFYLYIFFIIVSFITISVIWIKWYSL